Within Raineyella sp. W15-4, the genomic segment CCCTTCGGAAGTGACGGCAGACACATTGCACCCGTCGTGATCACCGGGATCCACTCTCATCGCACCGGTCCACGTAACGATCACCCAACCAAACCGGCCCGAGGTCCGTGACGGGAAGCGCCGGACACTGAATCCGGCCATAATGCACACGTGGCTTCTTCATCTGACTTGCTGGGCGCCGGGCGGGCCATTCCCACCGGAGCCCTCCATTCCGTCCCGAACACCCGACTCCGCGGCCTGCAGGGCCGGCCTGATCCGCTCGCCGTGGGCATGTGGATCTGGTTGGCGTCCGAGCTCATGTTCTTCGCCGCGATCTTCGCGGCGTACTTCAACATGCGCAACATCCACGCGGCGGCCGGTACCGGCGGATGGACCCCTGCCGAGTGGCTCGACGTCCCGAAGGCAACGGTGGTGACCATCGTGCTGGTGGCGTCGTCGATCACCTGTCAGCTGGGGGTGCACGCGGCCGAACACGGACGGGTGAAGCGTACCGGGTCGCTGGTGAACGTCGCGGGCTGGGGGATGCGTGAGTGGTACACGCTCACCTTCCTGATGGGTGCCTTCTTCATCTCGGGGCAGATCATGGAGTACGCGACACTGTTCTCCGAGGGCCTCACCCCGCAGTCGTTCGCCTACGGCTCGGTCTTCTTCTTCGGCACGGGCTTCCACGGCCTCCACGTGCTCGGCGGCCTCGTCGGCTTCCTGTTCATCATGGCCCGCACCTACCTCGCGCGGACCTTCACGCACGAGCAGGCGGTCAGCGCGATCGCCCTCTCGTACTACTGGCACTTCGTCGACGTGGTGTGGATCATCCTGTTCTCGGTGATCTACTTCCTGCACTGACGAGCGTCACGGACCCCACCCCACAGAGAGGCACATTGCTGTGAAGTATCTGTCCACGCGGAGGCGACACCCGGCTGCCAAGCCACTCATCCTGGTGCTCGCCCTGTTCCTGGTCGGAGCCGTGTACGCGCTCGTCATGCCGGGTACCCGGGTTTCCGCCGCCCCCGGCCTGTCCCAGCAGGTCGAACAGGGCAAGGCCCTGTTCCAGGTCTCCTGCTCCTCCTGCCACGGGCTGAACGGCGAGGGCACCACCCAGGGTCCGTCCCTGGTCGGTGTCGGCGCCGCCTCCGTCGACTTCCAGATGGGCACCGGCCGGATGCCGATGTCGCGTCCCGGCCAGCAGGCGCCGCGCAAGAAGACCGAGTTCTCCCAGGACGAGATCTCCGCTATCTCCGCGTACGTTGCCACCCTCGGCTCCGGCCCGGCGATCCCGTCCGCCTCGGTCGTCGACCCGACGAACCTGACCGACGAGGAACTCGCCCGCGGCGGTGAGCTGTTCCGGACCAACTGCTCGGCCTGCCACAACATCACCGGCAAGGGCGGCGCGCTGCCGAACGGCAAGTTCGCCCCCTCCCTGGCCAACGTGGACTCGGTGCACATCTACGAAGCCATGCGCATCGGCCCGCAGCAGATGCCGGTCTTCTCCAAGAACGTCATCTCCGACCAGGACGCCCAGGAGATCATCGGCTACCTGAAGAGCGTGAACGGGGGCACCGGCAGCAGCGGTGGCGGCCTGT encodes:
- a CDS encoding heme-copper oxidase subunit III, translating into MGMWIWLASELMFFAAIFAAYFNMRNIHAAAGTGGWTPAEWLDVPKATVVTIVLVASSITCQLGVHAAEHGRVKRTGSLVNVAGWGMREWYTLTFLMGAFFISGQIMEYATLFSEGLTPQSFAYGSVFFFGTGFHGLHVLGGLVGFLFIMARTYLARTFTHEQAVSAIALSYYWHFVDVVWIILFSVIYFLH
- a CDS encoding c-type cytochrome, coding for MKYLSTRRRHPAAKPLILVLALFLVGAVYALVMPGTRVSAAPGLSQQVEQGKALFQVSCSSCHGLNGEGTTQGPSLVGVGAASVDFQMGTGRMPMSRPGQQAPRKKTEFSQDEISAISAYVATLGSGPAIPSASVVDPTNLTDEELARGGELFRTNCSACHNITGKGGALPNGKFAPSLANVDSVHIYEAMRIGPQQMPVFSKNVISDQDAQEIIGYLKSVNGGTGSSGGGLSLGSMGPVTEGLWAWVVGIGGLIVLAVWVTSKGARSK